Proteins from one Oryza sativa Japonica Group chromosome 12, ASM3414082v1 genomic window:
- the LOC4352777 gene encoding homeobox-leucine zipper protein HOX33, with amino-acid sequence MAAAAVGGRGERLSSSSPTAAAPQVDAGKYVRYTPEQVEALERVYTECPKPSSLRRQQLIRECPILSNIEPKQIKVWFQNRRCREKQRKEASRLQTVNRKLNAMNKLLMEENDRLQKQVSRLVYENGYMRTQLHNPSAATTDTSCESVVTSGQHHQQQNPAVLHPQRDANNPAGLLAIAEETLAEFMSKATGTAVEWVQMVGMKPGPDSIGIIAVSHNCSGVAARACGLVSLEPTKVAEILKDRPSWYRDCRCVDIIHVIPTGNGGTIELIYMQTYAPTTLAAPRDFWTLRYTSGLEDGSLVICERSLTQSTGGPSGPNTPNFIRAEVLPSGYLIRPCEGGGSMIYIVDHVDLDAWSVPEVLRPLYESPKILAQKMTIAALRHIRQIAHESSGEIPYGAGRQPAVFRTFSQRLSRGFNDAVSGFPDDGWSLLSSDGSEDITISVNSSPNKLVGSHVSPNPLFSTVGGGILCAKASMLLQNVPPALLVRFLREHRSEWADPGVDAYSAASLRASPYAVPGLRTSGFMGSQVILPLAHTLEHEEFLEVIRLEGHGFSHDEVLLSRDMYLLQLCSGVDENATSASAQLVFAPIDESFADDAPLLPSGFRVIPLDTKMDGPSATRTLDLASALEVGPGGASRASVEASGTCNRSVLTIAFQFSYENHLRESVAAMARSYVRAVMASVQRVAVAIAPSRLGPQIGMKHPPASPEALTLASWIGRSYRAHTGADIRWSDTEDADSPLALLWKHSDAILCCSLKPAPMFTFANNAGLDILETTLVNLQDISLEMILDDEGRKALCSEFPKIMQQGFTYLPGGVCKSSMGRQASYEQAVAWKVLSDDDAPHCLAFMLVNWTFM; translated from the exons atggcagcggcggcggtggggggaaggggggagaggctgtcgtcctcctccccgacggcggcggcgccgcaggTGGACGCCGGGAAGTACGTCCGGTACACGCCCGAGCAGGTGGAGGCGCTGGAGCGGGTGTACACCGAGTGCCCCAAGCCCAGCTCACTCCGCCGCCAGCAGCTCATCCGGGAGTGCCCCATCCTCAGCAACATCGAGCCCAAGCAGATCAAGGTCTGGTTTCAGAATCGCAG ATGCCGGGAGAAGCAGCGCAAGGAGGCCTCCCGGCTGCAAACTGTGAACCGGAAGCTGAATGCGATGAACAAGCTGTTGATGGAGGAAAATGACCGGCTGCAGAAGCAGGTGTCCCGTCTCGTCTACGAGAACGGCTACATGCGGACTCAACTGCACAAT CCTTCTGCAGCCACCACAGATACAAGCTGTGAGTCTGTGGTGACAAGTGGTCAGCACCATCAACAGCAAAACCCAGCAGTTCTGCATCCGCAAAGGGATGCGAACAACCCAGCAGG TCTTCTCGCTATTGCTGAGGAGACCTTGGCAGAGTTCATGTCGAAGGCGACAGGAACTGCTGTCGAATGGGTGcaaatggttgggatgaag CCTGGTCCGGATTCCATTGGAATCATCGCTGTTTCGCACAATTGCAGTGGCGTAGCAGCACGAGCTTGCGGCCTGGTGAGCCTTGAGCCCACAAAG GTTGCAGAGATCCTCAAGGATCGCCCCTCTTGGTACCGTGATTGCCGATGCGTAGATATCATCCATGTTATCCCTACGGGTAACGGCGGAACCATTGAGCTAATCTACATGCAG ACATATGCACCGACAACTTTGGCGGCACCACGCGACTTTTGGACTCTCCGCTACACAAGTGGACTTGAAGATGGGAGTCTTGTG ATCTGTGAAAGGTCATTGACTCAGTCCACTGGTGGCCCATCTGGGCCTAACACTCCGAATTTTATCAGAGCCGAGGTACTTCCCAGTGGTTATCTGATTCGACCATGTGAGGGAGGTGGCTCCATGATTTACATTGTTGATCATGTTGATTTGGAT GCTTGGAGTGTGCCTGAGGTTCTTCGACCGCTCTATGAATCTCCAAAGATCCTTGCACAGAAGATGACCATTGCA GCATTGCGACACATTAGGCAAATTGCGCATGAGTCAAGCGGTGAAATCCCCTACGGTGCTGGTCGCCAGCCTGCTGTTTTCAGGACCTTCAGTCAAAGGCTCAGCAG AGGTTTCAATGATGCTGTTAGTGGATTTCCAGATGATGGGTGGTCTTTGTTGAGCAGTGATGGTAGTGAGGACATTACAATTTCAGTAAACTCGTCTCCAAACAAGCTTGTTGGATCCCATGTCAGCCCGAACCCTCTGTTTTCTACTGTTGGAGGTGGCATCTTGTGCGCAAAGGCATCAATGCTACTTCAG AATGTACCTCCTGCTCTACTTGTGCGATTTCTGAGGGAGCATCGTTCTGAATGGGCTGATCCTggtgttgatgcttattctgcTGCTTCTTTGCGAGCCAGCCCATATGCAGTTCCAGGCTTAAGGACCAGCGGGTTTATGGGCAGTCAGGTTATACTACCCCTCGCTCATACCTTAGAGCATGAAGAG TTCTTGGAGGTTATTAGGCTCGAAGGACATGGTTTCAGCCATGATGAGGTGCTTCTATCACGGGATATGTACCTTCTACAG CTTTGCAGCGGGGTTGATGAGAATGCTACTAGTGCATCTGCACAGCTTGTCTTTGCTCCTATTGACGAATCTTTTGCTGATGATGCACCACTTTTACCCTCAGGATTCCGTGTGATACCACTAGATACAAAAATG GATGGGCCATCTGCAACACGCACGCTCGACCTTGCATCCGCCCTTGAGGTTGGACCAGGTGGAGCTTCGCGTGCTTCAGTTGAAGCATCTGGCACATGTAACAGATCAGTCCTGACCATTGCTTTCCAATTCTCATACGAGAACCACCTTCGTGAGAGCGTGGCGGCAATGGCTAGGAGTTATGTCAGAGCTGTGATGGCATCCGTGCAGAGGGTGGCTGTGGCAATAGCTCCTTCTCGACTTGGACCCCAGATCGGAATGAAGCACCCTCCAGCCTCTCCTGAGGCGCTTACACTTGCTAGCTGGATTGGTAGGAGCTATAG GGCTCACACCGGAGCAGATATCCGTTGGTCTGATACCGAAGATGCCGATTCTCCCCTGGCGCTCCTGTGGAAGCACAGCGACGCAATACTGTGCTGTTCTCTGAAG CCTGCTCCTATGTTCACCTTCGCCAACAATGCCGGCCTCGACATCCTTGAGACGACGCTGGTCAACCTCCAGGACATCTCGCTCGAGATGATCCTGGATGACGAGGGCCGGAAGGCGCTGTGCTCGGAGTTCCCCAAGATCATGCAGCAG GGTTTCACCTATCTCCCTGGAGGCGTCTGCAAGTCGAGCATGGGGCGGCAGGCATCGTATGAGCAGGCGGTGGCGTGGAAGGTTCttagcgacgacgacgcgccgcaCTGCCTCGCCTTCATGCTCGTCAACTGGACCTTCATGTGA